In Gordonia iterans, the following proteins share a genomic window:
- a CDS encoding DUF1156 domain-containing protein, with product MTNDAHRVVNRRKLIETSIPLQKINEESAREKSIRHGHPSTLHLWWARRPLAAARAVLFAQLVDDPAGRPDLYPTEDEQDAERKRLFELIERLVVWENSNDEALLDEAHRKILESTDGNPPPILDPFAGGGSIPLEAQRLGLEAHASDLNPVAVLINKALIEIPPKFAGQRPVFPGAVDETIQNWPRATGLAEDVRRYGQWMRDEAEKRIGHLYPKAQLPDGSEATVIAWIWARTVTCPNPECRIDMPLVRSWWLGKKKGKEAYVVPVIEGKTVRYEIGHDPAHAPTKENDGTVGRTGATCIRCEMAVDLKYVRAEAKSGRMGVELIATVAEGTRQRVYLPPTAAMIDAAHVPSPDSAPRGAIPDKAPSFRVQAYGFENYTDLFTPRQLTALTTFSDLVGEARERVEQDALAAGLELGTRLDEGGTGAAAYADAVATYLGLVVSRCTDYWSALCSWHNTGEKMRNTFGRQAIPMIWDYAECFPFSSSSGGFPGQLAWTVKSLAHTPARPHALATTQSAQSAVGVGDLLSTDPPYYDNIGYSDLSDFFYVWLRRSLGTIHPSILSTMLVPKTEELVANPYRHGGKQGAHEFFEDGFREVFRKAREHAYEDFPITVYYAFKQQDTSKDGQASTGWETLLEGMIRSGWQITATWPMRSELGNRMLSQGTNALASSIVLALRPRPDGAPRIDRRGFLSALKAELPDELRTLQQGSIAPVDLPQAAIGPGMAVFSRYSGVLEDDGTKMTVRTALQRINTILDEVLTELENDFDAPTRFALTWFRQNGFASGVFGEAESIANARGISLDALERSGILTKGGGKVALIAPSDLPADYDPATDQSISHWEIVMHLTRVLDDGGVPAASALLGQVPSSVDADLCRELASLLFKLAEDRKQTALAVSFNNLGAAWNQIARGASSSSTQGTIEF from the coding sequence GTGACCAACGACGCACACCGTGTTGTGAACCGGCGCAAGCTGATCGAGACCAGCATTCCACTCCAGAAGATCAACGAGGAGTCGGCCCGCGAGAAGTCCATCCGGCACGGTCACCCGTCCACGCTCCATCTGTGGTGGGCACGACGACCGCTCGCCGCAGCTAGAGCGGTCCTCTTCGCACAGTTGGTGGACGACCCCGCCGGCCGTCCCGACCTCTATCCGACCGAGGACGAGCAGGACGCCGAGCGCAAGCGCCTCTTCGAGCTGATCGAACGCCTGGTGGTGTGGGAGAACTCGAACGACGAGGCCCTGCTCGACGAAGCACACCGGAAGATTCTCGAGTCGACCGACGGAAACCCTCCGCCGATCCTCGACCCCTTCGCCGGCGGCGGCTCTATCCCGCTCGAGGCACAACGCCTCGGCCTCGAAGCCCACGCATCCGATCTGAACCCGGTCGCTGTCCTGATCAACAAGGCGCTCATCGAGATCCCGCCGAAGTTCGCCGGACAGCGCCCCGTGTTCCCCGGCGCCGTCGACGAGACCATCCAGAACTGGCCGCGCGCCACCGGACTGGCCGAAGACGTCCGGCGCTACGGCCAGTGGATGCGCGACGAAGCCGAGAAGCGTATCGGTCACCTGTACCCGAAGGCTCAGCTGCCCGACGGCTCCGAAGCGACGGTGATCGCCTGGATCTGGGCGCGCACCGTCACCTGCCCCAACCCGGAGTGCCGGATCGACATGCCGCTGGTCCGCTCGTGGTGGCTGGGCAAGAAGAAGGGCAAAGAGGCCTACGTCGTGCCCGTCATCGAGGGCAAGACCGTGCGATACGAGATCGGCCACGACCCTGCTCACGCCCCGACTAAGGAGAACGACGGCACCGTCGGCCGTACGGGTGCGACGTGTATCCGATGTGAGATGGCAGTCGATTTGAAGTACGTCAGGGCTGAGGCGAAGAGCGGCCGAATGGGTGTGGAACTCATTGCGACTGTTGCCGAAGGCACCCGGCAGCGCGTATATCTGCCGCCAACCGCGGCCATGATCGATGCTGCCCATGTCCCCTCGCCGGATTCTGCGCCGCGGGGAGCCATCCCCGACAAGGCTCCAAGCTTTCGGGTCCAGGCGTACGGATTCGAGAACTACACAGACCTCTTCACCCCGCGCCAGCTGACGGCCCTCACCACGTTCAGCGACCTCGTCGGCGAGGCCCGGGAACGCGTCGAGCAGGACGCCCTTGCCGCCGGCCTGGAACTCGGCACCCGCCTCGACGAGGGCGGTACCGGTGCCGCTGCTTACGCCGACGCCGTCGCCACGTACCTCGGACTGGTCGTCAGCCGGTGCACTGACTATTGGTCCGCCTTATGCAGTTGGCACAACACCGGCGAGAAGATGCGAAACACGTTCGGGCGCCAAGCCATCCCCATGATCTGGGATTACGCTGAGTGCTTCCCATTCTCCTCATCGTCGGGCGGATTCCCCGGGCAGCTCGCCTGGACGGTGAAATCGCTGGCCCATACTCCGGCACGACCGCACGCGCTTGCGACAACGCAAAGCGCCCAATCTGCGGTGGGTGTCGGCGACCTGCTTTCCACGGATCCGCCCTACTACGACAACATCGGCTACTCGGACCTGTCCGACTTCTTCTACGTCTGGCTGCGTCGCTCCCTCGGAACGATCCACCCGTCGATCTTGTCGACCATGCTGGTCCCGAAGACCGAAGAGTTGGTCGCGAATCCGTATCGCCACGGAGGTAAGCAGGGTGCCCACGAGTTCTTCGAGGACGGCTTCCGCGAGGTCTTCCGCAAGGCTCGCGAGCACGCGTACGAGGACTTCCCCATCACCGTCTACTACGCCTTCAAGCAGCAGGACACCAGCAAGGACGGCCAGGCATCCACGGGCTGGGAGACCTTGCTGGAGGGCATGATCCGCTCCGGCTGGCAGATCACCGCTACGTGGCCGATGCGGTCTGAACTCGGCAATCGCATGCTGAGCCAGGGTACCAACGCGCTGGCCTCCTCCATCGTCCTCGCGCTCCGTCCGCGCCCGGACGGCGCACCCCGGATCGACCGCCGCGGATTCCTCTCCGCTCTCAAAGCCGAGCTTCCCGACGAGCTGCGGACCCTCCAGCAGGGGTCCATCGCCCCGGTCGACCTGCCCCAGGCCGCGATCGGCCCCGGTATGGCGGTGTTCTCCCGTTACAGCGGCGTCCTGGAGGACGACGGCACCAAGATGACCGTCCGCACCGCATTGCAGCGGATCAACACGATCCTCGACGAGGTGCTGACCGAATTGGAGAACGACTTCGACGCCCCGACCCGCTTCGCCCTCACCTGGTTCCGGCAGAACGGCTTCGCCAGCGGCGTGTTCGGCGAGGCGGAGTCGATCGCCAACGCGCGCGGCATCTCGCTCGACGCACTGGAGCGTTCCGGCATCCTCACCAAGGGCGGCGGCAAGGTCGCACTGATCGCCCCGAGCGACCTGCCCGCCGACTACGATCCCGCCACCGACCAGTCGATCAGCCACTGGGAGATCGTCATGCACCTCACACGCGTGCTCGACGACGGCGGCGTGCCCGCGGCCAGCGCGCTCCTCGGACAGGTGCCGTCGTCCGTCGACGCCGACCTGTGCCGGGAACTCGCCAGTCTGCTGTTCAAACTCGCCGAGGACCGCAAGCAGACCGCCCTCGCGGTGAGCTTCAACAACCTCGGCGCCGCCTGGAATCAGATCGCGCGCGGAGCGTCGTCGTCGAGCACCCAGGGCACGATCGAGTTCTGA
- a CDS encoding helicase-related protein, producing MGELHITDLKPGMLLSGRWPTPVTLVAVTPQSETSATVVVRGDDGAFSEEMLFADDLAAVTLVQDEGRRWTFGADPQQFRLATEALRISMAGIGDPMVAVATSDISPLPHQLRAVYGELLPRTPLRFLLADDPGAGKTIMAGLYAKELLLRGDLARMLIVAPGGLVEQWQDELGSKFGLQATVLSRELIAASPHGDPFPGNPLMIARMDQLARNPELLAHLEDSEWDLVVVDEAHRMSASWHGPGGDLRETQRFRLGRLLGTVTRNLLLMTATPHAGNEDNFQVFLSLLDEDRFAGRQQSSGTADTTGLMRRMVKEELLTFEGKPLFPERIAETVPYKLSHDERELYEEVTHYVRHQMNQVIRDGDSPQRRTVGFALTVLQRRLASSTHAVLRSLERRRDRLRNRRTDLAAGRVRADGPVDGPGVHSLRNLDDYDADEYSAEEFETLEDEVLDAATAARTVAELDAEIVVLDQLVTLATRVRDRGIDEKWSQLRSLLTDRNLLRDEDGRPRKLIIFTEHRDTLDYLAQQLRNIIGNDDAVLTIHGGTSRTDRIAVREQFTNEPTRQILVATDAAGEGLNLQAAHLMINYDLPWNPNRIEQRFGRIHRIGQRNVCRLWNIVADETREGHVYARLLDKMEQQRAAYGGKLFDVLGEAFADRPLRDLLWNAILYGDDPQRLEEIERVVNAEIAEGCETLIAERALAHETLNRTQLDRLRREMDEAHARRLQPHYIECFFRAAFSELGGRLSRREHGRFQISNVPAVLRARDTRKAHGGRPVTRAYERVTFDPAAVSGTVRADLLAPGHPLMDELLDVVVDTRSAALRSGATLFAPEDPSTEPYVIVAMSGEVVDGHGVAVSKRFAFVRVDADGSVSDAGPAPHLDLVPLPDATSDSSVTVLSTRARTSPGSRSEGEHSLVGPSLVEPVRNAVTNRVEATPSPMVEPVRNAVTNRVETTPSPMVEPVRNAVTSRVEATRLEETATAWAATVAQQNHLRDVRDRLLPTVEKTRSAVRERLVEQINHLSSHAARLREERDAGSRRRRRQSPERLEQLAQELEVRLGRRMAELDRDASLNARPPVLQAAMLVIPAGAIHGPVGDRARDTAATDRRAVAAVIAAEIALGRLPEEMPHNNPGYDIISEHPAPATAEGTRRPPVFIEVKGRVEGGATFHVSANQVLYAKNTGHDHRLAMVRVSDRGPEYDEVRYLADYFHDFDTGGADLAGVEIDWNSAWSKARPPH from the coding sequence ATGGGGGAGCTGCATATCACCGACCTGAAGCCGGGCATGCTGCTGTCCGGCCGCTGGCCGACTCCGGTCACTCTCGTCGCCGTCACCCCGCAGAGCGAGACATCCGCGACAGTCGTCGTCCGCGGCGACGACGGCGCGTTCAGCGAGGAGATGCTCTTCGCCGACGACCTCGCCGCCGTTACCCTCGTCCAGGACGAAGGACGCCGCTGGACCTTCGGCGCAGACCCGCAGCAGTTCCGCCTCGCCACCGAGGCGCTGCGGATTTCCATGGCCGGCATCGGCGATCCGATGGTCGCGGTCGCCACCAGCGACATCTCGCCCCTGCCCCATCAGCTGCGAGCGGTCTACGGCGAATTGCTCCCGCGAACGCCGTTGCGCTTCCTGCTCGCCGACGACCCCGGCGCCGGCAAGACGATCATGGCCGGCCTGTACGCGAAGGAACTGCTGCTGCGCGGCGACCTCGCGCGAATGCTGATCGTCGCACCGGGAGGTCTCGTCGAACAGTGGCAGGACGAGCTCGGATCCAAGTTCGGTCTCCAGGCCACGGTGCTCAGCCGCGAGCTGATCGCCGCGAGCCCCCACGGCGACCCGTTTCCCGGGAACCCGCTGATGATCGCGCGGATGGACCAGCTCGCGCGGAACCCCGAACTGCTCGCTCACCTGGAGGATTCCGAGTGGGACCTGGTCGTCGTCGACGAGGCGCACAGAATGTCGGCGAGCTGGCATGGCCCCGGCGGCGACCTCCGCGAGACGCAGCGCTTCAGACTCGGTCGGCTGCTGGGGACCGTCACGCGGAACCTCCTGCTGATGACCGCCACCCCGCACGCGGGCAACGAGGACAACTTCCAGGTGTTCCTCTCCCTGCTCGACGAGGACCGGTTCGCCGGACGACAGCAGTCCAGCGGCACGGCAGACACCACCGGTCTCATGCGCCGCATGGTCAAGGAGGAACTCCTCACCTTCGAGGGCAAGCCCCTGTTTCCCGAACGGATCGCCGAGACCGTGCCGTACAAACTGTCGCACGACGAGCGGGAACTGTACGAGGAGGTGACCCACTACGTCCGGCATCAGATGAATCAGGTGATTCGCGACGGGGATTCGCCGCAGCGGCGCACCGTAGGATTCGCGCTGACCGTGCTGCAGCGACGTCTCGCCTCCAGCACCCACGCCGTGCTTCGCAGCCTCGAGCGGCGGCGCGACCGGCTCCGGAACAGACGAACCGATCTCGCCGCCGGGCGCGTCCGGGCAGACGGCCCGGTGGACGGCCCGGGGGTCCACTCCCTGCGGAATCTCGACGACTACGACGCCGACGAGTACTCCGCCGAGGAGTTCGAAACCCTCGAAGACGAGGTCCTGGATGCGGCGACGGCCGCGCGCACCGTCGCCGAACTCGACGCCGAGATCGTCGTGCTCGACCAGCTCGTCACCCTCGCCACGCGCGTCCGCGACCGCGGCATCGACGAGAAGTGGAGCCAGCTCCGGAGCCTCCTCACTGATCGGAACCTGCTGCGCGACGAGGACGGCCGCCCCCGAAAGCTCATCATCTTCACCGAACACCGCGACACGCTCGACTACCTCGCGCAACAGCTGCGGAACATCATCGGGAACGACGACGCCGTGCTCACCATCCACGGCGGAACGTCGCGCACTGATCGGATCGCCGTCCGCGAGCAGTTCACCAACGAGCCCACGCGCCAGATTCTGGTCGCCACCGACGCCGCCGGGGAGGGCCTCAATCTGCAGGCCGCGCACCTGATGATCAATTACGACCTCCCGTGGAATCCGAACAGGATCGAGCAGCGCTTCGGCAGGATCCATCGCATCGGTCAGCGGAACGTCTGCCGACTGTGGAACATCGTCGCCGACGAGACCCGCGAGGGGCACGTGTACGCCCGGCTGCTGGACAAGATGGAGCAGCAGCGGGCGGCGTACGGCGGCAAGCTGTTCGACGTCCTGGGCGAGGCCTTCGCCGACCGGCCGCTGCGTGACCTGCTGTGGAACGCGATCCTCTACGGCGACGACCCGCAGCGTCTCGAGGAGATCGAAAGGGTGGTCAACGCCGAGATCGCCGAGGGCTGCGAGACGCTGATCGCCGAACGCGCGCTGGCGCACGAGACGCTCAACCGCACTCAGCTCGACCGGCTGCGCCGCGAGATGGACGAGGCTCATGCCCGTCGCCTGCAGCCGCACTACATCGAGTGCTTCTTCCGCGCGGCGTTCAGCGAACTCGGCGGACGACTGTCCAGGCGCGAGCACGGCAGGTTCCAGATCTCCAATGTGCCCGCCGTCCTGCGGGCCAGGGACACGCGCAAGGCGCACGGCGGCCGTCCCGTCACCCGTGCGTACGAACGCGTCACCTTTGACCCGGCCGCGGTGTCCGGCACGGTCCGCGCGGATCTGCTGGCGCCCGGCCATCCGCTGATGGACGAGCTGCTCGACGTCGTCGTCGATACTCGCTCCGCCGCACTGCGCTCCGGTGCCACCTTGTTCGCACCCGAGGATCCGAGCACCGAGCCGTACGTGATCGTGGCGATGTCCGGCGAGGTGGTCGACGGTCACGGCGTCGCGGTGAGCAAGCGATTCGCCTTCGTGCGGGTCGACGCCGACGGCAGCGTCTCCGATGCCGGACCGGCTCCCCACCTCGACCTCGTCCCGCTGCCTGACGCCACCTCGGACAGCTCGGTGACGGTCCTTTCGACACGGGCTCGTACCTCGCCCGGCTCAAGGAGCGAAGGGGAACACTCGCTGGTCGGACCCTCGCTGGTTGAGCCGGTGAGGAACGCAGTGACGAACCGCGTCGAAGCCACCCCCTCGCCGATGGTTGAGCCGGTGAGGAACGCAGTGACGAACCGTGTCGAAACCACCCCCTCGCCGATGGTTGAGCCGGTGAGGAACGCAGTGACGAGCCGTGTCGAAGCCACCCGCCTGGAAGAGACCGCCACCGCGTGGGCCGCCACCGTCGCACAGCAGAACCATCTCCGCGACGTCCGCGACCGCCTCCTCCCGACCGTCGAGAAGACCCGGTCCGCCGTGCGGGAACGCCTCGTGGAGCAGATCAACCATCTCTCGTCACACGCCGCCCGGCTGCGGGAAGAGCGCGATGCCGGCAGTCGACGACGACGCCGCCAGAGCCCGGAGCGGCTCGAGCAGCTGGCGCAAGAGCTGGAGGTCCGCCTCGGACGCCGGATGGCCGAGCTCGACCGGGATGCATCGCTCAATGCCCGTCCGCCGGTGCTCCAGGCCGCGATGCTCGTGATCCCGGCCGGCGCGATCCACGGCCCGGTGGGAGACCGCGCACGCGACACCGCGGCGACCGATCGACGCGCCGTGGCGGCGGTGATCGCCGCCGAGATCGCCCTCGGTCGCCTCCCGGAGGAGATGCCGCACAACAACCCGGGTTACGACATCATCTCCGAGCATCCCGCGCCCGCGACCGCGGAGGGCACGCGTCGCCCGCCCGTCTTCATCGAGGTCAAGGGTCGCGTCGAGGGCGGCGCGACCTTCCACGTCAGTGCCAACCAGGTGCTCTACGCCAAGAACACCGGGCACGATCACCGGCTCGCGATGGTCCGAGTCAGCGACCGCGGGCCCGAGTACGACGAGGTGCGCTACCTCGCCGACTACTTCCACGATTTCGACACGGGCGGCGCCGATCTCGCCGGCGTCGAGATCGACTGGAACAGCGCCTGGTCCAAGGCGCGGCCGCCTCACTGA
- a CDS encoding HNH endonuclease signature motif containing protein codes for MGRIGLDRCKKVLTRVGRGAVMDAVTLVAMADALSDELTEGVARDRPGDAEPSGLGEFLTRARAVDDDREVLAVAAALLRLRNVVDHGLACAVAAAERMAIPARKRVRSGAALLMGLGAAPAVAMRAARLGSAVDRVEVVSRGMRDGAVSAEFGDAVVRGMSHVDRRVDGISDAEREAVITSLMVQTTPAQVAAKAREWAIAMSPEEADEGRPPVAEDAELNEMTLRRSDDGRVEATLDLDVLAGEELFSAIDPLCRPVPDADGSPDPRSAAQRRADALGEVVRTYLSGSNRPESGGVLPHVTLIVPVAATGLVVRDEGARRAAEGTAGAVVERVDVTAVSEESGAEGTAEERAGRAGASGGDGRGRLPRVPTLGFCGAVSARTAELVMCEAAVCASLVSGEGVPLFVGREARLMTPGIRKALAIRDRGCAFPGCGAPVSHCDAHHAVEWKDGGPTSLDNGVLLCRRHHGWIHRLGWEVYIGADRHPWFVPPVDPEHPDRDREPMRSNARRTLTCLPGAA; via the coding sequence GTGGGGCGGATCGGGCTCGACCGGTGCAAGAAGGTTCTAACCCGAGTCGGGAGGGGAGCGGTGATGGACGCCGTCACTCTGGTCGCGATGGCCGACGCATTGTCTGATGAGCTCACGGAAGGGGTCGCCCGCGATCGGCCGGGGGACGCTGAACCGTCCGGTCTCGGCGAGTTCCTCACTCGGGCGAGAGCAGTCGACGACGACAGGGAAGTGCTCGCGGTCGCCGCCGCCCTCCTGCGGCTGCGCAACGTGGTCGATCACGGGTTGGCGTGTGCGGTGGCAGCCGCCGAGCGGATGGCGATTCCTGCGCGCAAACGTGTACGCAGCGGTGCGGCCCTGTTGATGGGATTGGGGGCCGCGCCCGCGGTGGCGATGCGGGCTGCACGTCTGGGGTCGGCAGTCGACCGCGTCGAGGTGGTGTCTCGGGGTATGCGCGACGGGGCGGTCTCGGCCGAGTTCGGTGATGCGGTGGTCAGGGGCATGTCGCATGTCGACCGCCGCGTGGACGGGATCTCCGATGCAGAACGGGAGGCGGTGATCACGTCGCTGATGGTGCAGACGACGCCCGCGCAGGTCGCGGCAAAGGCGCGGGAATGGGCCATCGCGATGTCTCCGGAGGAGGCCGACGAGGGACGGCCGCCGGTCGCCGAGGATGCGGAACTGAACGAGATGACTTTGCGGCGCAGCGACGACGGCCGCGTCGAGGCGACACTCGACCTGGACGTGCTCGCCGGAGAGGAACTGTTCTCGGCGATCGACCCGCTGTGCCGGCCGGTGCCCGACGCCGACGGGTCACCGGACCCGCGCTCGGCGGCACAGCGACGTGCGGACGCACTGGGAGAGGTGGTGCGGACGTACTTGTCGGGATCGAACCGTCCGGAATCGGGTGGGGTGCTGCCGCACGTCACGCTGATCGTTCCCGTCGCGGCAACGGGCCTCGTCGTTCGGGACGAGGGGGCCCGCCGGGCGGCGGAGGGGACGGCAGGTGCTGTCGTAGAGAGGGTCGACGTGACGGCTGTTTCAGAGGAGTCCGGTGCAGAGGGGACTGCCGAGGAGCGTGCGGGCCGAGCAGGCGCCAGTGGCGGGGACGGCCGCGGTCGGCTTCCACGGGTGCCGACACTGGGCTTCTGCGGTGCGGTCTCAGCGCGGACCGCTGAACTGGTGATGTGCGAGGCGGCAGTGTGCGCATCGCTGGTGTCGGGGGAAGGCGTGCCGCTGTTCGTCGGCAGGGAGGCTCGATTGATGACGCCGGGTATCCGGAAGGCGCTCGCGATCCGCGACCGCGGGTGCGCCTTCCCCGGCTGCGGTGCTCCGGTCTCGCACTGCGATGCGCATCACGCGGTGGAGTGGAAGGACGGCGGTCCGACGAGCCTGGACAACGGTGTGCTGCTCTGCCGTCGGCATCACGGATGGATTCATCGACTGGGATGGGAGGTGTACATCGGTGCAGACCGGCATCCGTGGTTCGTGCCGCCTGTCGATCCGGAGCATCCCGACCGGGATCGAGAGCCCATGCGGTCGAACGCCAGGCGGACCCTGACCTGCCTTCCAGGCGCTGCATGA
- a CDS encoding esterase/lipase family protein has protein sequence MTTDVDQRRREVRALSELGLTELSKASAGIHQTHRAISDRAFAILRRGLGTSLSPAKALHDGVADGVYRVIGEATARAGATSGEFADLPLRSAPSSTTAGATLIGIVNGLIGDELDGIQSALTDDNVSVRVAGRRVEPTSTGLRAAFPRAGRRIAVFVHGLVETEHHWRIGQRRSAPYEHRLWAQGVTCIFVRYNTGRHISTNGQDLAELLDDLVRFWPEDVADINLIGHSMGGLVLRSAAHHGHESAQDWTRRVRTSISLGTPHLGAPLENLAHHAGAVLVARPETDAFGRLLRRRSAGIRDLRAGSLVDADWQGRDPDDLAAAMASEVPLLPGADHYWVSATVARDPRHPLSRILGDGLVLHHSAGGHNATRRIGLDPENGLHLGRTHHFNLLNDARVADRLVAWIG, from the coding sequence ATGACGACCGACGTGGACCAGCGCCGCCGAGAGGTTCGGGCCCTCTCCGAACTGGGCCTGACCGAGCTGTCCAAAGCATCCGCCGGGATCCATCAGACCCACCGGGCGATCTCGGACCGGGCTTTCGCGATACTGCGGCGGGGTCTCGGGACATCGCTCTCGCCGGCCAAAGCGCTGCACGACGGGGTCGCCGACGGCGTGTACCGGGTGATCGGTGAGGCCACCGCCCGGGCCGGCGCGACCTCCGGGGAGTTCGCCGATCTCCCGCTGCGGTCGGCGCCCTCATCGACCACGGCGGGCGCGACTCTGATCGGCATCGTCAACGGGCTCATCGGCGACGAGCTCGACGGGATTCAGTCGGCACTGACCGACGACAACGTCTCGGTTCGGGTCGCGGGACGGCGCGTCGAGCCGACGTCGACCGGCCTCCGTGCCGCCTTTCCGCGGGCCGGACGGCGGATCGCCGTGTTCGTGCACGGCCTGGTCGAGACCGAGCATCACTGGCGGATCGGCCAACGCCGATCGGCGCCTTACGAGCACCGGCTGTGGGCCCAGGGCGTCACCTGCATCTTCGTTCGCTACAACACCGGCCGGCACATCTCCACCAACGGGCAGGACCTCGCCGAGCTGCTCGACGACCTGGTTCGCTTCTGGCCGGAGGACGTCGCCGACATCAACCTCATCGGTCACTCGATGGGCGGCCTTGTACTACGCAGCGCAGCCCACCACGGGCACGAGTCCGCCCAGGACTGGACCCGGCGGGTGCGCACCAGCATCAGCCTCGGCACACCGCACCTCGGCGCTCCCCTGGAGAATCTGGCGCACCATGCCGGGGCCGTGCTGGTGGCGCGGCCGGAGACCGATGCCTTCGGGAGACTCCTGCGACGCCGGTCCGCCGGAATCCGCGATCTGCGCGCCGGGTCGCTGGTCGACGCCGACTGGCAGGGCCGCGATCCCGACGATCTCGCCGCCGCCATGGCCTCCGAGGTCCCGCTCCTCCCCGGCGCTGACCATTACTGGGTGTCCGCCACTGTCGCCCGCGACCCGAGACATCCGCTGAGCCGGATCCTCGGCGACGGCCTGGTTCTGCACCACAGTGCGGGCGGGCACAACGCGACGCGCCGGATCGGACTCGACCCGGAGAACGGCCTCCACCTGGGCCGGACCCACCACTTCAACCTGCTCAACGACGCCCGAGTCGCCGATCGACTCGTCGCCTGGATCGGCTGA
- a CDS encoding DUF1990 domain-containing protein → MLYQDLSYPTALHGASVHLCSAEDPVECPDVHSGDAELRKLLAYNRFHVVTHCELIGGGRHVFEHAAARLLSGAAHRAARAPLRRSDRPAARELEPGERVEVRPFGLGAAASPCRVLVAEYTPRRADLVYGTLPGHLECGEERFSVVLGDDDAVIVEVVAFSRPGRPITRIAGPLGRRLQQAMARRYVRAIGDLTGSPAFSRSRNRNR, encoded by the coding sequence ATGCTCTATCAGGACCTGTCCTACCCGACCGCTCTTCACGGAGCGAGTGTCCACCTGTGCAGCGCCGAAGACCCGGTCGAGTGCCCGGACGTGCACTCCGGCGACGCCGAACTACGAAAGCTCTTGGCGTACAACCGGTTCCACGTGGTCACGCACTGTGAGCTGATCGGCGGCGGTCGGCACGTCTTCGAGCATGCCGCGGCCCGGCTGCTCAGCGGTGCCGCGCATCGAGCGGCCCGCGCGCCGCTCCGCCGATCGGACCGCCCGGCGGCCCGCGAGCTAGAGCCGGGCGAGCGCGTCGAGGTGCGACCGTTCGGACTCGGCGCAGCCGCCTCCCCGTGTCGGGTGCTCGTGGCCGAATACACGCCGCGGCGCGCCGACCTCGTCTACGGCACCCTTCCGGGTCATCTCGAATGCGGCGAGGAACGGTTCTCCGTTGTGCTCGGCGACGACGACGCGGTCATCGTGGAGGTGGTGGCGTTCTCCCGTCCCGGCCGGCCGATCACCCGGATCGCCGGACCGCTGGGTCGCCGCCTCCAACAGGCGATGGCGCGACGTTACGTGCGCGCGATCGGCGATCTGACGGGCTCGCCGGCATTCTCCCGCTCCAGGAACCGTAATCGGTAG
- a CDS encoding alpha/beta hydrolase, which translates to MVMADREGVRSATGPIAALTVAGFVGTMANGLARVPFARPWEGPAGLLDNVGQSITRQAVRSFLGYTLSLPIEEYRAMEKVLDRICSAVLPPVVGGIGQVEIERDMIGGVEGIWCRAKAEAQVGEDGERLPVRGTILYLHGGGYVATTPMMYTMFAAALVRISGCQIFIPDYRMAPEFPYPAGMHDAAAVYRALLVDGVPADHLIVAGDSGGGGLATSLITYLREEHLPRPAAMALFSPEVDLDLSQDSVTENAPKDVLPWSIPVAPYLQGVQPGDDRVSAVYTHPDPAWFPPTFICWGSDEMFRDSCRELAERIREAGVPVKAMEEEGMFHVFPLLLPASEASKRVFEALGGLAAKYVTPAD; encoded by the coding sequence ATGGTCATGGCTGACAGAGAAGGCGTCCGCAGCGCAACCGGCCCCATCGCCGCCCTCACCGTGGCGGGTTTCGTGGGCACCATGGCGAACGGGCTGGCCCGCGTGCCGTTCGCCCGCCCCTGGGAAGGCCCGGCGGGTCTGCTCGACAACGTGGGTCAGTCGATCACCCGGCAGGCGGTCCGCTCCTTCCTCGGCTACACGCTGAGCCTGCCGATCGAGGAGTACCGCGCCATGGAGAAGGTCCTGGACCGGATCTGCTCGGCCGTCCTGCCCCCGGTGGTCGGCGGCATCGGCCAGGTGGAGATCGAGCGAGACATGATCGGCGGCGTCGAGGGCATCTGGTGCCGGGCCAAGGCGGAGGCCCAGGTCGGCGAGGACGGTGAGCGCCTCCCGGTGCGCGGCACGATCCTGTACCTGCACGGCGGCGGATACGTCGCGACCACCCCGATGATGTACACCATGTTCGCCGCCGCGCTGGTCCGTATCAGCGGCTGCCAGATCTTCATCCCCGACTACCGGATGGCGCCGGAGTTCCCGTACCCGGCGGGCATGCACGACGCCGCCGCCGTCTACCGTGCGCTCCTGGTCGACGGGGTGCCCGCCGATCACCTCATCGTCGCGGGCGACTCCGGCGGCGGGGGGCTGGCGACGTCGCTCATCACCTACCTGCGGGAGGAGCACCTTCCCCGCCCGGCGGCGATGGCGCTCTTCTCGCCCGAGGTCGATCTGGACTTGAGCCAGGACTCGGTCACCGAGAACGCGCCGAAGGACGTGCTGCCGTGGAGCATTCCGGTCGCGCCCTACCTGCAGGGCGTGCAACCCGGGGACGACCGCGTGTCGGCGGTGTACACGCATCCGGATCCCGCCTGGTTCCCGCCGACGTTCATCTGCTGGGGTTCGGACGAGATGTTCCGGGACAGCTGCCGCGAGCTCGCCGAGCGGATCCGGGAGGCCGGGGTGCCGGTCAAGGCGATGGAGGAAGAGGGCATGTTCCACGTCTTCCCGCTGCTGCTGCCCGCATCGGAGGCTTCCAAGCGCGTGTTCGAGGCGCTGGGCGGACTCGCCGCGAAGTACGTGACCCCGGCCGACTGA